The Anaerolineae bacterium genome includes a region encoding these proteins:
- a CDS encoding metal ABC transporter ATP-binding protein, protein MASHPSLKIALPAVDGCPALLVQGLSAGYPGARSAIRNISFAVQPGESVAVLGPNGAGKSTLFKAIVGLIPHTSGFISMYGEECAVSHRLIGYVPQYEAIDWRFPVSVRDVVMMGRARQLGWLRWPGRRDWEAVDAELERVGMLAFRDRQIGQLSGGQRRRVFIARALAQQTSVLLLDEPFSGVDATASEEIMAVLEALHAQGVTIILATHDMSLAASRFDRLLLINQEVIAYGTSAEVFTTEALSRAYRGQIGIIHQGAETVVVVDEHGPAGEDNEES, encoded by the coding sequence ATGGCCAGCCACCCCTCGTTGAAGATCGCCCTTCCGGCTGTTGATGGTTGCCCCGCACTGCTGGTGCAGGGGCTGTCGGCGGGTTACCCCGGCGCACGCTCGGCCATCCGGAATATCTCCTTTGCTGTGCAGCCGGGGGAGAGTGTGGCCGTGCTCGGCCCCAACGGGGCGGGCAAAAGCACCCTGTTTAAGGCGATTGTCGGGCTGATCCCGCATACCAGCGGCTTCATCTCCATGTACGGCGAGGAGTGCGCTGTCAGCCATCGCCTGATCGGTTATGTGCCCCAGTACGAAGCCATCGACTGGCGTTTCCCGGTTAGTGTGCGGGATGTGGTGATGATGGGCCGCGCCCGCCAGCTGGGCTGGCTGCGCTGGCCGGGTCGCCGCGACTGGGAAGCCGTCGACGCCGAACTGGAACGGGTGGGGATGCTGGCCTTCCGCGACCGGCAGATCGGCCAGCTCAGCGGCGGGCAGCGGCGGCGCGTCTTCATCGCCCGTGCGCTGGCCCAGCAGACCAGCGTTCTGCTCCTGGATGAGCCGTTCAGCGGGGTGGATGCTACCGCCAGCGAGGAGATCATGGCCGTCCTGGAAGCGCTGCATGCCCAGGGCGTGACCATCATCCTGGCTACCCACGACATGAGCCTGGCAGCCAGCCGTTTCGACCGCCTGTTGTTGATCAACCAGGAGGTCATCGCCTACGGGACGAGTGCTGAGGTCTTCACCACTGAAGCGCTCAGCCGCGCTTACCGCGGCCAGATCGGGATCATCCACCAGGGTGCGGAAACCGTCGTGGTGGTGGATGAGCACGGTCCTGCTGGCGAAGACAACGAAGAAAGCTGA
- a CDS encoding zinc ABC transporter solute-binding protein gives MGQNCRMGIVLLSLVLVLGVLPGGGVQAQDRLQVVASTSILADIAASVAGEAAEVVSLMPPGADPHSYTPSPQDLVRLAQADLILIVGANLEESLLETIRGAAPDLAPVTVSTCVDILPFGKFPETGELEEYLLSGDVGTFAGQCAAHQEELASIGLLPPPTEGRLGPLYQLDCGGEEQAGDEHAHGRCDPHVWTDPYNAMLWALMIRDALSERDPANAAVYAATATAIIDTLQTLVREEIAPMLATIPEGNRLLVTNHLTFNYYASAFGLKVLGTVIPGASTLAEPSAADIARLISDIRATGVPAVFTETIANPALAEQIARETGVRFYTLYTGSLSEPGGPAATYPEYLRYNTRVITAALGGTVN, from the coding sequence ATGGGTCAAAATTGCCGGATGGGGATTGTGCTGTTGAGCCTGGTACTGGTGCTCGGTGTACTCCCCGGCGGAGGTGTGCAGGCGCAGGATCGGCTGCAGGTGGTGGCCAGCACCAGCATCCTGGCCGATATCGCCGCCAGCGTTGCCGGCGAAGCCGCCGAGGTCGTTTCGCTGATGCCGCCGGGCGCTGATCCGCACAGCTACACACCCTCCCCGCAGGATCTGGTGCGGCTGGCGCAGGCCGATCTGATCCTGATCGTGGGCGCTAACCTGGAGGAAAGCCTGCTGGAAACCATCCGCGGCGCGGCTCCGGACCTGGCACCGGTCACGGTCTCGACCTGCGTGGATATCCTGCCGTTTGGCAAGTTTCCGGAAACCGGTGAGCTTGAGGAGTACCTGCTCTCTGGCGATGTGGGCACCTTTGCCGGGCAGTGCGCCGCTCACCAGGAGGAACTGGCGTCCATTGGCCTGTTGCCTCCACCCACTGAAGGCAGGCTGGGGCCGCTCTACCAGCTGGATTGCGGCGGCGAAGAACAAGCTGGCGATGAGCATGCGCATGGCCGGTGTGACCCGCACGTGTGGACCGACCCCTATAACGCCATGCTATGGGCGCTGATGATCCGCGACGCCCTGAGCGAGCGCGATCCGGCCAACGCTGCCGTTTACGCTGCCACCGCCACCGCTATCATCGATACGCTGCAGACGCTGGTTCGCGAGGAAATCGCGCCGATGCTGGCGACAATCCCGGAAGGTAACCGGTTGCTGGTCACCAACCATCTGACCTTCAACTACTACGCCAGCGCCTTCGGGCTGAAGGTGCTGGGTACAGTCATCCCCGGGGCCAGCACGCTGGCCGAGCCAAGCGCGGCGGATATCGCCCGGCTGATTAGCGATATCCGTGCTACCGGCGTGCCTGCGGTGTTCACAGAGACCATTGCCAACCCGGCCCTGGCCGAGCAGATCGCACGGGAGACGGGGGTCCGCTTCTATACGCTCTACACTGGCTCCCTGAGCGAGCCGGGTGGCCCCGCCGCGACCTACCCGGAGTACTTGCGTTACAACACGCGGGTGATCACCGCCGCCCTGGGCGGGACGGTGAATTAA
- a CDS encoding transcriptional repressor yields MMAILPSQSLAARLHQHGFKLTRARRAVILALEEAARPLSIAELHTAARAHAADIGLVTVYRTLEVLAGLGLVRPVHLLDNCHAYALCSPGHTHHVICQRCNRVVEIEGCDLSAYLEEITARTGYRITSHWLEIAGLCPECQRAGD; encoded by the coding sequence ATGATGGCAATCCTACCCTCACAATCGCTGGCTGCCCGGCTTCACCAGCATGGCTTCAAGCTGACCCGTGCTCGCCGGGCAGTGATCCTGGCGCTGGAAGAAGCAGCCCGACCGCTTTCGATCGCCGAACTGCACACAGCAGCGCGGGCGCACGCTGCCGACATCGGCCTGGTGACGGTGTACCGCACGCTGGAAGTGCTGGCGGGGCTGGGGCTGGTTCGCCCGGTGCACTTACTGGACAACTGCCACGCTTACGCGCTGTGTTCGCCCGGCCATACCCATCACGTCATCTGTCAGCGTTGCAACCGCGTGGTAGAAATCGAAGGCTGCGACCTGAGCGCCTACCTTGAAGAGATCACTGCCCGCACCGGCTACCGCATCACCAGCCACTGGCTGGAGATCGCCGGCCTCTGCCCGGAGTGCCAGCGGGCCGGGGATTGA
- a CDS encoding FHA domain-containing protein, with protein MGITRHNLPGVTEIFSEYVRQRRNRRTREEVMAFLEPLLARLRADARRQLEALLRSWEAREGGRPGTGQPALTTDELVAPPRPEEDLSWLPSSSSGPATVPLNVHLPPHPSVEQPPEPEPVPPEQTVYCPACGRANRQGSGQCSACGAALAAPAAPEAPPAPAARTTLGPNTRLLLYVENASQPIVVRIQESGHVVLGRSSGQGGLLPGIDLSPYGAVDQGVSRLHARLIYRDNSLFITDLASVNHTFVNGQRLAPREERLLGDGDEIRLGRLPIRVVFQERLKSLRGDRPPDSSPPSSGKPVDLSTILGLDEPSG; from the coding sequence ATGGGCATCACACGGCATAACCTGCCGGGTGTGACGGAAATTTTCAGCGAATACGTCCGCCAGCGGCGCAACAGGCGCACCCGGGAAGAGGTCATGGCCTTTCTGGAACCGCTGCTGGCCCGCCTGCGCGCCGACGCCCGCCGCCAGCTGGAAGCGCTCCTCCGAAGCTGGGAGGCGCGCGAAGGGGGTAGGCCTGGAACCGGCCAGCCCGCGCTCACAACCGACGAACTGGTCGCCCCACCCCGGCCTGAGGAAGACCTAAGCTGGCTACCCTCTTCCTCCTCCGGTCCAGCAACCGTCCCCCTGAACGTGCACCTGCCACCGCACCCCTCCGTCGAACAGCCACCAGAGCCGGAACCAGTCCCGCCTGAGCAGACGGTTTACTGCCCGGCCTGCGGGCGGGCCAATCGCCAGGGCAGCGGGCAATGCAGCGCCTGCGGCGCGGCGCTGGCCGCCCCGGCTGCGCCGGAAGCGCCTCCTGCTCCCGCGGCACGCACAACGCTCGGTCCAAACACGCGCTTGCTGCTCTACGTGGAAAATGCCAGCCAGCCAATTGTCGTCCGCATTCAGGAAAGCGGCCATGTGGTGCTGGGGCGCTCATCCGGCCAGGGGGGCCTCCTGCCCGGTATTGACCTCTCTCCGTATGGTGCGGTCGACCAGGGTGTGTCGCGCCTGCATGCCCGCCTGATCTACCGGGATAACAGCCTCTTCATCACTGACCTGGCCAGTGTCAACCACACATTTGTCAACGGCCAGCGGCTTGCCCCGCGCGAAGAACGCCTGCTGGGGGATGGCGATGAAATCCGGCTGGGACGTTTGCCGATCCGCGTGGTCTTCCAGGAACGCCTCAAATCGCTCCGTGGCGACAGGCCGCCGGATAGCAGCCCACCGTCCTCCGGCAAACCGGTTGACCTGAGCACCATCCTCGGCCTGGACGAGCCGTCCGGCTGA
- a CDS encoding creatininase family protein: MHLADLNWMDVERYLQHDNRIILITGATEQHAYLSLLTDIRIPQAIADAVAEREGVLVAPPLNFGCSADFMEYPGTISLSLSTFAVVLTEIVDSLTRHGFRRFLIMNGHGGNALPPALEAGDGRRVVWYSWWQGEAVARFATALGAEPDHANWLENFPFTRVAEVPAGSKTLPLDWRRDGITRAALGDGSFGGPYQMPDEAMLRLFDALVEEATALLRAL, translated from the coding sequence ATGCATCTGGCTGACCTGAACTGGATGGACGTGGAACGCTATCTGCAGCATGACAACCGGATCATCCTGATCACCGGCGCGACCGAGCAGCACGCCTACCTGAGCCTGCTGACCGACATCCGCATCCCGCAGGCGATCGCCGATGCTGTGGCGGAGCGGGAAGGAGTGCTGGTGGCCCCGCCGCTGAACTTCGGCTGTTCCGCCGACTTCATGGAGTACCCCGGCACGATCTCGCTCAGCCTGTCTACCTTCGCCGTGGTCCTGACCGAGATCGTTGACAGCCTCACCCGGCACGGCTTCCGGCGCTTTCTGATCATGAACGGGCACGGCGGCAATGCGTTGCCCCCGGCGCTGGAGGCGGGCGACGGGCGGCGTGTTGTCTGGTATAGCTGGTGGCAGGGGGAGGCCGTAGCGCGCTTTGCGACGGCACTGGGTGCAGAGCCGGATCACGCCAACTGGCTGGAGAACTTCCCCTTTACCCGTGTAGCGGAAGTCCCGGCAGGTAGCAAGACCCTGCCGCTGGACTGGCGGCGCGATGGAATCACGCGGGCGGCGCTGGGCGATGGCAGCTTTGGCGGGCCATACCAGATGCCCGATGAGGCGATGTTGCGCCTGTTTGATGCACTGGTGGAGGAGGCGACGGCGCTGCTGCGGGCGCTGTGA
- a CDS encoding metalloregulator ArsR/SmtB family transcription factor — protein sequence MENDQTPALLDFFKALAEPNRLKIVGLLAREDLAVEQIAAMLNLRPSTVSNHLSYLVHAGLVSARPQSYYNVYHLEVTALQEMARRLLSHETLQAAAADVDLDAYDRQVIRNYTSPDGRLKQLPSQFKKMQAVLRYVVQVFEPGVRYSEKEVNERLARFHDDTATLRRELVEQGLMAREGGGGQYWRVVREN from the coding sequence ATGGAAAACGACCAGACTCCGGCACTGCTGGACTTCTTCAAGGCGCTGGCGGAGCCAAACCGGCTCAAGATCGTCGGGCTGCTGGCGCGGGAAGACCTGGCTGTCGAGCAGATCGCGGCCATGCTCAACCTGCGCCCCTCCACTGTCTCCAACCACCTGTCTTACCTGGTGCATGCGGGGCTGGTCAGCGCCCGCCCGCAGAGCTACTACAACGTCTACCATCTGGAGGTCACAGCGCTGCAGGAGATGGCCCGCCGCCTGCTTTCCCATGAGACGCTGCAGGCAGCGGCAGCTGATGTCGACCTGGATGCCTACGACCGCCAGGTGATCAGGAACTATACCAGCCCGGATGGCCGCCTCAAGCAGCTGCCATCGCAGTTCAAAAAGATGCAGGCGGTGCTGCGCTATGTGGTCCAGGTCTTCGAGCCTGGTGTGCGCTACAGCGAGAAGGAAGTCAACGAACGGCTGGCCCGCTTTCACGATGATACAGCCACACTGCGCCGCGAACTGGTGGAGCAGGGACTGATGGCCCGCGAGGGCGGCGGCGGGCAATACTGGCGGGTGGTGAGGGAAAACTGA
- a CDS encoding PIN domain nuclease: protein MSVDFILRLLGMVVFSVVGARLGTATSPALELPTEATGLLFAMVGALFGLIVTPWITIRPARAIRRFLLATPTEKVVMAFAGLVLGLIPAILLAYPLSLLPDPFGSLIPAAVSLLGGYLGMTLFAVRAEDILELLGSLRRSGRLLVEGGVTASDILLDTSVIIDGRISDIAEAGFLNWRLIVPRFILEELQHIADSPEMLRRNRGKRGLEILRELKRAEHVMIEIVDEDIPDVAEVDHKLVMLARQMNIPIMTNDFNLNQIAKLQGVRVLNINMLANAVRAEYIPGEVIPLKIIQEGKEPDQGVGYLEDGTMVVVEEGKHYLDRTIRVEITRLISREAGKMYFARPVED from the coding sequence ATGAGCGTCGATTTCATCCTGCGCCTGCTGGGCATGGTTGTGTTCAGTGTGGTTGGGGCGCGGCTGGGCACCGCCACCAGCCCGGCGTTGGAATTGCCCACCGAAGCTACCGGTCTGCTCTTCGCCATGGTCGGCGCGTTGTTCGGCCTGATCGTCACCCCCTGGATCACCATCCGCCCGGCGCGGGCCATCCGGCGGTTCCTGCTGGCCACCCCCACGGAGAAGGTAGTGATGGCGTTTGCCGGGCTGGTGCTGGGCCTGATCCCGGCTATCCTGCTGGCCTATCCGCTCTCGCTGCTACCCGATCCATTTGGCAGTCTCATCCCGGCGGCAGTGTCCCTCCTCGGCGGTTACCTGGGGATGACCCTCTTCGCGGTGCGTGCCGAGGATATTCTGGAGTTGCTTGGCTCCCTGCGGCGCAGCGGGCGACTCCTGGTCGAAGGCGGCGTGACCGCGAGCGACATACTGCTGGATACCAGCGTGATCATCGACGGGCGCATCAGCGATATCGCTGAGGCTGGCTTTCTCAACTGGCGGCTGATTGTCCCCCGCTTCATCCTGGAGGAGTTGCAGCACATCGCCGATTCACCGGAGATGCTGCGCCGGAACCGCGGCAAGCGCGGCCTGGAGATTCTGCGCGAACTCAAGCGCGCCGAACATGTGATGATCGAGATCGTGGATGAAGACATCCCCGACGTGGCTGAGGTCGATCACAAGCTGGTCATGCTGGCCCGCCAGATGAACATCCCGATCATGACCAACGACTTCAACCTCAACCAGATCGCCAAGCTGCAGGGCGTGCGTGTGCTCAACATCAACATGCTGGCTAACGCCGTCCGCGCCGAGTACATCCCCGGCGAGGTGATCCCGCTCAAGATCATCCAGGAAGGCAAGGAGCCAGACCAGGGCGTGGGCTACCTGGAAGATGGCACGATGGTGGTGGTTGAGGAAGGCAAGCACTACCTCGACCGCACCATCCGGGTGGAGATCACCCGCCTGATCAGCCGCGAGGCCGGCAAGATGTACTTCGCCAGGCCGGTCGAGGACTAG
- a CDS encoding Mut7-C ubiquitin/RNAse domain-containing protein: protein MPTATFRFYASLNDFLPLARRGRSFVHHFEARASIKDMIESLGVPHTEVDLLLVNGESVDFDRIVQDGDRISVYPPFTTLDISGLTRVRPEPPPEPRFVLDVHLGKLAAYLRLLGFDALLPDDSDDANLARLAAEEDRILLTRDRGLLKRSSVRYGYCLRSTDSTRQLLEVMRRYHLVNLVQPFSRCLRCNGLLEPVDKASISDRLPPATNANYDEFRRCQSCGQIYWKGSHYARLEALIRRALARG, encoded by the coding sequence ATGCCCACCGCTACGTTTCGCTTCTACGCCAGCCTGAATGACTTTCTGCCCCTGGCCCGGCGAGGACGCAGCTTTGTTCACCACTTTGAGGCCCGCGCTTCGATCAAGGACATGATCGAGTCGCTGGGTGTACCTCATACCGAAGTTGACCTGCTGCTGGTGAACGGGGAGTCGGTCGATTTTGACCGGATCGTGCAGGACGGCGACCGGATCAGCGTCTACCCGCCCTTCACAACACTGGATATTTCCGGGCTGACGCGCGTCCGTCCGGAGCCACCGCCGGAGCCGCGCTTTGTGCTGGACGTGCATCTGGGCAAGCTGGCCGCTTACCTGCGCCTGCTGGGCTTTGACGCCCTGCTGCCCGATGACAGCGATGATGCCAATCTGGCTCGCCTGGCGGCTGAAGAGGATCGTATCCTGCTCACCCGCGATCGCGGCCTGCTCAAGCGGAGCAGTGTGCGCTACGGCTATTGCCTGCGCTCCACCGATTCGACCCGGCAATTGCTGGAAGTGATGCGCCGCTACCACCTGGTGAACCTGGTGCAACCGTTCAGCCGCTGCCTGCGCTGTAACGGCCTGCTGGAGCCGGTGGACAAAGCCAGCATCAGCGATCGCCTGCCGCCGGCGACCAATGCCAACTATGATGAGTTTCGGCGCTGCCAGTCCTGCGGGCAGATCTACTGGAAAGGCTCACACTACGCCCGGCTGGAGGCACTGATCCGCCGGGCGCTGGCGCGAGGGTGA